From a single Georhizobium profundi genomic region:
- the phnK gene encoding phosphonate C-P lyase system protein PhnK: MSDQPLMTARGVTKIYGERIGCEAVDLDIHPGEIVAIVGESGSGKTTLLNCLSARLAPSAGSIDYRMRDGRLQDLYAMGEAERRFLMRTDWGFVHQNPADGLRMGVSAGANVGERLMAVGERHYGRIRDTALDWLERVEISTDRIDDRPNAFSGGMRQRLQIARNLVTGPRLVFMDEPTGGLDVSVQARLLDLLRGLVGELGLAAIVVTHDLAVARLLSQRIMVMKDGRVIEHGLTDRVLDDPREPYTQLLVSSILQV; the protein is encoded by the coding sequence ATGAGCGACCAGCCCCTGATGACCGCACGCGGCGTCACGAAAATCTATGGCGAGCGCATCGGCTGCGAAGCCGTCGACCTCGACATCCACCCTGGCGAAATCGTCGCGATTGTCGGCGAATCCGGGTCGGGCAAGACCACGCTTTTGAACTGCCTTTCCGCGCGGCTCGCCCCGTCGGCCGGCAGCATCGACTACCGCATGCGCGACGGTCGGCTGCAAGATCTCTATGCGATGGGTGAGGCCGAGCGCCGGTTCCTCATGCGCACCGATTGGGGCTTCGTGCACCAGAATCCAGCGGATGGCCTGCGCATGGGCGTCTCGGCCGGCGCGAATGTGGGCGAGCGGCTGATGGCTGTCGGCGAGCGCCACTATGGGCGGATTCGCGACACCGCGCTTGACTGGCTGGAGCGGGTCGAGATCTCGACCGACCGCATCGACGACAGGCCGAATGCCTTCTCGGGCGGCATGCGCCAGCGGCTCCAGATCGCGCGCAATCTCGTCACCGGCCCGCGGCTCGTCTTCATGGACGAACCGACCGGCGGTCTCGACGTCTCGGTCCAGGCCCGGCTTCTCGACCTGCTGCGCGGGCTTGTCGGTGAATTGGGGCTCGCAGCCATCGTCGTCACCCATGATCTCGCCGTGGCGCGGCTCCTGTCGCAGCGGATTATGGTGATGAAGGATGGGCGCGTCATCGAGCATGGTCTGACCGACCGGGTGCTCGACGATCCGCGCGAGCCCTACACGCAGCTTCTCGTCTCTTCCATCCTGCAGGTGTGA
- the phnL gene encoding phosphonate C-P lyase system protein PhnL, with protein MSDPLVVSGVAKSFTMHLRGGLRLPVVDNVIFRVARGECVVLGGPSGAGKSSILKMLYGNYAVDGGEILVTHDGETVDLAQASPRQVLQLRRSVIGYVSQFLRTVPRVSALDVVAEPLIARGQDAEASRQQASALLERLNLPHALWSLPPATFSGGEQQRVNIARGFITEHPVLLLDEPTASLDAQNRRVVIAMIEEKKRAGTALLGIFHDEEVREAVADRIIDVTAFRPAREAA; from the coding sequence ATGTCAGACCCACTCGTCGTTTCGGGCGTCGCCAAGAGTTTCACCATGCATCTGAGAGGCGGGCTGCGTCTGCCCGTCGTCGACAATGTCATTTTCCGTGTGGCGCGCGGTGAATGCGTCGTACTCGGCGGCCCTTCGGGTGCCGGCAAGAGTTCGATCCTCAAGATGCTCTACGGCAATTACGCGGTGGACGGCGGCGAGATCCTCGTCACGCACGATGGCGAGACCGTCGATCTTGCCCAGGCCTCCCCACGCCAGGTGCTGCAGCTGCGCCGCAGCGTCATCGGGTATGTCAGCCAATTCCTGCGCACGGTGCCGCGCGTTTCGGCGCTCGATGTCGTCGCGGAGCCGCTGATCGCGCGGGGCCAGGACGCAGAGGCTTCGCGGCAGCAGGCAAGCGCGCTGCTTGAACGATTGAACCTTCCGCACGCGCTCTGGTCTTTGCCACCGGCGACGTTTTCCGGCGGCGAGCAGCAGCGTGTGAACATCGCGCGGGGCTTCATCACCGAACATCCGGTGCTCCTCCTCGACGAACCGACGGCATCGCTCGACGCGCAGAACAGGCGCGTGGTCATCGCGATGATCGAGGAGAAGAAGCGCGCTGGTACCGCCTTGCTCGGCATCTTCCACGATGAGGAAGTGCGCGAGGCGGTGGCAGACCGGATCATCGACGTCACGGCCTTTCGGCCGGCGCGCGAGGCCGCCTGA
- a CDS encoding DapH/DapD/GlmU-related protein: MGRLSPEPSIHETAEIKGCTLGRYTEISARSRVAETVLGDYSYIMQDCDVWCATIGKFVSIAAAVRINATNHPTWRASQHHFTYRAGDYFDGAENDAAFFSWRRENAVTIGHDVWIGHGATLLPGVSIGNGAVIGAGAVVSKDVEPYTIVGGVPAKPIRKRFEADIAAELDALAWWDWDHDKLHAALDDFRTLAIGDFIAKHR; the protein is encoded by the coding sequence ATGGGACGACTTTCACCTGAACCGTCCATCCACGAAACGGCCGAGATCAAGGGGTGCACGCTCGGGCGCTACACGGAAATCAGCGCGCGCAGCCGCGTGGCCGAAACGGTGCTCGGCGATTATTCCTACATCATGCAGGATTGCGATGTGTGGTGCGCGACGATCGGCAAGTTCGTGTCGATCGCTGCGGCCGTGCGCATCAATGCCACCAACCACCCCACCTGGCGCGCGAGCCAGCACCACTTCACGTACCGGGCCGGCGACTATTTCGATGGTGCCGAAAACGATGCCGCGTTCTTCTCTTGGCGCCGGGAAAATGCTGTCACAATCGGCCACGACGTGTGGATCGGCCATGGCGCCACACTTCTTCCCGGTGTGTCGATCGGCAATGGCGCGGTGATCGGTGCAGGTGCCGTCGTGTCGAAGGATGTCGAACCTTACACGATCGTCGGCGGTGTCCCCGCCAAACCGATCCGCAAGCGTTTCGAGGCCGATATCGCCGCCGAACTCGATGCGCTTGCCTGGTGGGATTGGGACCACGACAAGCTGCACGCGGCGCTTGACGACTTCCGCACGCTGGCCATCGGCGACTTCATCGCCAAGCATCGCTGA
- the phnD gene encoding phosphonate ABC transporter substrate-binding protein, with amino-acid sequence MIAQIARGAVNVALATSLLAGSALAQDIDVFRVGLLGGENEADRLRKNDCMVQQLGEILGVPVELYPASDYAGVMQGLVAGQLDAAQLGASGYAGIYLQDPEAVEPAFVALEADGSDGYYAMMYTKADSGIESLEDMEGKSLAFADPNSTSGYLVPKAELEAQEIVIDDYFSQTGFGGGHEQAVIAVLNDQYDAGVTWTSGVGEESEGFSRGALRSMVDKDLLDMSDLRIIWQSSLIPNGPWVNRKSLPQDVKDKVNGWLETLNETDPECYINVSQGEGQGFQAVDHSFFEGVVAMRQRELEGSR; translated from the coding sequence ATGATCGCTCAAATCGCTCGCGGCGCCGTCAACGTAGCGCTCGCAACCAGCCTTCTCGCCGGCTCGGCCCTTGCTCAGGACATCGATGTCTTCCGCGTCGGCCTTCTCGGCGGTGAAAACGAAGCCGACCGCCTGCGCAAGAACGACTGCATGGTTCAGCAGCTCGGCGAAATCCTTGGCGTGCCTGTCGAGCTCTATCCGGCTTCGGACTATGCCGGCGTGATGCAGGGCCTCGTTGCGGGCCAGCTCGATGCCGCCCAGCTCGGTGCCTCCGGCTACGCCGGCATCTACCTGCAGGATCCGGAAGCCGTCGAGCCTGCCTTCGTCGCACTCGAAGCCGACGGTTCGGATGGCTACTACGCCATGATGTACACCAAGGCCGACAGCGGCATCGAGTCGCTCGAAGACATGGAAGGCAAGTCTCTCGCCTTCGCCGATCCGAACTCCACGTCCGGCTACCTCGTGCCGAAGGCCGAGCTCGAAGCCCAGGAAATCGTCATCGACGACTATTTCTCTCAGACCGGCTTCGGTGGCGGCCATGAACAGGCGGTGATCGCCGTTCTCAACGACCAGTATGATGCTGGCGTCACCTGGACCTCGGGCGTCGGTGAAGAGTCCGAAGGCTTCTCGCGCGGCGCTCTGCGCTCGATGGTCGATAAGGACCTTCTCGACATGTCCGACCTGCGCATCATCTGGCAGTCGAGCCTCATCCCGAACGGTCCCTGGGTAAACCGCAAGAGCCTGCCGCAGGACGTCAAGGACAAGGTCAATGGCTGGCTCGAGACGCTGAACGAGACCGATCCGGAGTGCTACATCAACGTGTCGCAGGGCGAAGGCCAGGGCTTCCAGGCCGTGGACCACTCGTTCTTTGAAGGCGTCGTTGCCATGCGCCAGCGCGAACTCGAAGGCTCCCGCTGA
- the phnC gene encoding phosphonate ABC transporter ATP-binding protein produces the protein MLAIKNLTKSFKTRNAVDNISLDIPDGQMVGVIGRSGAGKSTLLRMINRLAEPTGGSIIFDGRDVTALKGRELLEWRANCAMVFQQFNLVGRLNVLTNVLTGRLYHHGLIASMFQVFTPAERAFAIRALDRLGMAHTALQQADTLSGGQMQRVAIARALAQEPKIVLADEPIASLDPMNAKVVMDALRTINREDGIAVICNLHTLDTARNYCDRVIGLFEGRVVFDGPPSALTEQAAREIYGAEADEAFSESMTSTTLKPAGTEVPAERLTEADLQQRARAELLAG, from the coding sequence ATGCTTGCGATCAAGAACCTGACCAAGAGCTTCAAGACGCGCAATGCCGTCGACAATATCTCGCTCGATATCCCAGACGGACAGATGGTGGGAGTCATCGGGCGATCGGGTGCCGGCAAGTCGACGCTTTTGCGGATGATCAACCGGTTGGCAGAGCCGACCGGCGGCTCGATCATCTTCGACGGCCGGGACGTAACGGCGCTCAAAGGCCGGGAACTCCTCGAATGGCGGGCTAATTGCGCGATGGTGTTCCAGCAGTTCAATCTCGTCGGTCGCCTCAACGTTCTGACCAACGTGCTGACCGGGCGTCTCTATCACCATGGGCTGATCGCCAGCATGTTTCAGGTGTTCACGCCTGCCGAACGTGCCTTCGCCATCCGCGCGCTCGATCGGCTGGGCATGGCGCATACGGCTTTGCAGCAGGCCGATACGCTGTCAGGTGGTCAGATGCAGCGCGTGGCCATCGCCCGTGCGCTTGCCCAGGAACCGAAGATCGTGCTCGCGGACGAGCCGATCGCGTCGCTCGATCCGATGAACGCGAAAGTCGTCATGGATGCGCTGCGCACGATCAACCGCGAAGACGGCATCGCCGTCATCTGCAATCTTCATACGCTCGATACAGCCCGCAACTACTGCGACCGCGTCATCGGGCTCTTCGAAGGCCGTGTCGTGTTCGATGGGCCGCCATCCGCGTTAACCGAGCAGGCAGCACGCGAGATCTACGGCGCGGAGGCGGACGAGGCCTTCAGCGAAAGCATGACGTCTACGACGCTGAAGCCTGCAGGCACCGAGGTGCCGGCCGAGCGTCTGACGGAGGCGGACCTGCAGCAGCGCGCCCGCGCAGAACTCCTGGCAGGCTGA
- the phnE gene encoding phosphonate ABC transporter, permease protein PhnE yields the protein MASIDVNAGPQPDDAVSVFERHRSELRRQRLGMNILFIGAFLLALGLSIWVSRFYPDRLAAGLPRIFEYFGTIMPDLQFDVLFEGRGADGRAVPGSLTYWYSDFNVYIRLIVETIFMALTATILGATAAFLLCFPASRNLAPNSFIYIVSRRFMEICRGVPEILYALVFVFAIGIGPLAGVLAIAIHSAGALGKLFSEVNENASMRPVEGIRGVGGNWFEEIRYGVVPQVMPNFVSYTLLRFEINVRASSIVGFVGAGGIGAELNRVISLYSDDRVVAVLLLVVITVTLIDLLSEQMRTHFIGRENLQ from the coding sequence ATGGCCTCCATAGATGTGAACGCGGGGCCGCAGCCCGACGACGCTGTTTCCGTATTCGAGCGTCATCGCAGCGAATTGCGCCGCCAGCGCCTCGGCATGAACATCCTGTTCATCGGCGCATTTTTGCTGGCGCTTGGCCTCTCGATCTGGGTGTCGCGCTTCTACCCGGATCGGCTGGCTGCCGGCCTGCCGCGCATCTTCGAGTATTTCGGCACAATCATGCCGGACCTGCAGTTCGACGTGCTGTTCGAAGGGAGGGGAGCCGACGGACGCGCCGTGCCCGGTTCGCTGACCTACTGGTATTCGGATTTCAACGTCTACATTCGCCTCATCGTCGAAACGATCTTCATGGCGCTCACTGCGACCATTCTCGGCGCAACGGCCGCCTTTCTTCTCTGCTTCCCGGCATCGCGAAACCTCGCGCCGAACAGCTTCATCTACATCGTGTCGCGCCGCTTCATGGAGATTTGTCGCGGCGTGCCGGAAATCCTCTACGCGCTGGTCTTCGTCTTCGCGATCGGCATCGGGCCGCTCGCCGGCGTGCTGGCAATCGCAATCCACTCCGCCGGCGCACTCGGCAAGCTGTTTTCCGAGGTCAACGAGAACGCGTCGATGCGTCCGGTCGAGGGCATACGCGGCGTTGGCGGCAACTGGTTCGAGGAAATCCGCTACGGCGTCGTTCCGCAGGTCATGCCGAATTTCGTCTCCTACACATTGCTGCGCTTCGAGATCAACGTGCGCGCGTCCTCCATCGTCGGCTTCGTTGGTGCCGGCGGCATCGGGGCGGAACTCAACCGGGTGATCAGCCTCTATTCCGACGATCGCGTCGTGGCCGTCCTGCTGCTGGTCGTCATCACCGTCACGCTGATCGACCTGCTTTCCGAACAGATGCGGACGCACTTCATCGGCCGGGAGAACCTGCAATGA
- the phnE gene encoding phosphonate ABC transporter, permease protein PhnE, with protein sequence MTAMTLQSISSSDIASVRQSHPQAFGSTFSTITRWAIWLSVIFYVIGSLYYFEVYRLLDASGRALNLIAAFFNWEDMGEWQYRQIYIGIAQTLGMAFLGTLLGTVMALFIGFFAARTTMPFVVVRQIVRRILDILRGVDQLVWGLVFVRAVGLGPLAGVLAIAVSDTGTLSKLYSEALENVDRKQVEGIRSTGAGPLKIARYGYLPQVLPIFISQSLYFFESSTRSATILGLVGAGGIGMIIIERFRANLFDQVAFVVLNVLVCIFVIDWLSKKIRARLIGETSH encoded by the coding sequence ATGACCGCGATGACGCTGCAGTCGATTTCGTCGAGCGACATTGCCAGTGTTCGCCAAAGCCATCCGCAAGCGTTCGGCTCCACCTTCTCGACGATCACGCGGTGGGCGATCTGGCTCTCGGTCATCTTCTATGTGATCGGCTCGCTCTATTATTTCGAGGTCTACCGGCTTCTCGATGCCTCCGGGCGCGCCCTCAACCTCATCGCGGCGTTCTTCAACTGGGAAGACATGGGCGAGTGGCAGTATCGGCAGATCTATATCGGGATCGCACAGACCCTCGGTATGGCATTTCTCGGAACATTGCTCGGCACCGTCATGGCGCTCTTCATCGGGTTTTTCGCAGCGCGCACCACGATGCCGTTCGTCGTGGTTCGCCAGATCGTGCGGCGTATTCTCGATATTCTGCGTGGTGTGGATCAGCTTGTCTGGGGTCTGGTGTTTGTTCGGGCAGTCGGACTGGGTCCGCTTGCCGGCGTGCTCGCGATTGCCGTATCGGATACGGGCACCCTATCGAAGCTCTACTCGGAAGCGCTCGAAAACGTGGACCGCAAGCAGGTCGAGGGCATCCGCTCGACGGGCGCCGGTCCGTTGAAGATCGCGCGCTATGGCTATCTGCCCCAGGTGCTGCCGATCTTCATTTCGCAGTCGCTCTACTTCTTCGAATCCTCGACACGAAGTGCAACGATCCTTGGCCTTGTCGGTGCCGGCGGCATCGGCATGATCATCATCGAGCGCTTCCGCGCGAACCTCTTCGATCAGGTCGCATTCGTCGTCTTGAACGTGCTCGTCTGCATCTTCGTCATCGACTGGTTGTCGAAGAAGATCCGTGCGCGGTTGATCGGCGAAACGTCTCACTAA
- a CDS encoding pyridoxamine 5'-phosphate oxidase family protein — MDSKLRSTILDLLDKHRILTLATLRADGWPQATTVGYVSRGLTLWFITGRDTQKSRNLAGDNRVSLTIDHDTTDPMAITGLSMAARAFPVTDEAMIRDILVSELPKKYPEYASMMSGLDISGVAVFELRPEVISVLDYSKGFAHTDEVTIDGTDRQAAA, encoded by the coding sequence ATGGATAGCAAACTTCGCAGCACCATTCTCGACCTGCTCGACAAGCACCGCATCCTCACGCTGGCCACGCTCCGCGCGGACGGTTGGCCGCAGGCGACCACGGTGGGCTATGTCAGCCGTGGACTGACCCTGTGGTTCATAACGGGAAGAGATACGCAGAAATCCCGGAATCTCGCGGGCGACAACCGCGTGTCGCTGACCATCGACCACGACACGACCGATCCGATGGCCATCACCGGTCTATCGATGGCGGCCCGCGCCTTCCCGGTCACTGATGAAGCGATGATCCGAGACATACTGGTTTCCGAGCTTCCGAAAAAGTATCCGGAATACGCCTCGATGATGAGCGGCCTCGACATCAGCGGCGTGGCTGTCTTCGAGCTTCGCCCGGAAGTGATCTCGGTGCTCGATTATTCGAAAGGCTTTGCCCACACGGACGAAGTGACCATCGACGGTACGGACCGCCAGGCAGCGGCTTAG
- a CDS encoding phosphodiester glycosidase family protein, whose translation MRGLAGAALTAVLAVIAVLFALPEAKALQCSDERFEGSGYVVCTIDPAVSDLRLFWRNEEGLPYRRFSNLAGALREQEQNLIFAINAGMYQTDFSPLGLYIENGEELRSADTTTIEGPPRQVPNFYKKPNGVFFSGEDGAGILPTEDFLAVKPDAQLATQSGPMLVIENALHPALIPGSTDTTRRSGVGVCEGGLIRFAISDWRVNFHEFARFFRDQLACPNALFLDGGRGAGLFLPEKRRNDFSWHGGYGPILGVVE comes from the coding sequence ATACGAGGTTTGGCCGGTGCTGCGTTGACGGCCGTGTTGGCGGTAATCGCCGTGCTCTTCGCGCTTCCGGAGGCCAAGGCTCTGCAGTGCAGCGACGAACGTTTCGAGGGTTCGGGCTATGTCGTCTGCACGATCGACCCTGCCGTGTCCGACCTGCGTCTGTTCTGGAGAAATGAAGAGGGTCTGCCTTACCGCCGCTTCTCCAACCTCGCTGGCGCGCTCCGGGAGCAGGAGCAGAACCTCATCTTCGCGATCAATGCCGGCATGTACCAGACCGATTTTTCGCCGCTCGGCCTTTATATCGAGAATGGAGAGGAACTGCGGTCGGCCGATACCACCACGATCGAAGGCCCGCCGCGACAGGTGCCGAATTTCTACAAAAAGCCCAACGGCGTGTTCTTTTCCGGAGAGGATGGAGCGGGCATCCTGCCGACGGAAGACTTTCTTGCTGTGAAGCCCGATGCGCAATTGGCCACCCAGTCGGGACCAATGCTCGTCATCGAGAACGCGCTCCACCCCGCGCTGATCCCCGGTTCGACCGATACAACCCGACGCAGCGGCGTCGGTGTCTGCGAAGGCGGGCTCATCCGGTTCGCGATCAGCGACTGGCGCGTGAATTTTCATGAATTCGCGCGGTTCTTCCGCGACCAACTGGCCTGCCCCAACGCACTTTTTCTCGACGGTGGCCGCGGCGCTGGTCTCTTTCTCCCCGAAAAAAGACGCAACGATTTTTCCTGGCACGGCGGCTACGGCCCGATCCTGGGCGTGGTGGAATAG
- a CDS encoding metallophosphoesterase family protein, producing the protein MPTLGVISDTHGLLRAEAIALLQGVDHIIHAGDIGNPDIIKRLETVAPVSAIRGNIDVDSWAATYPETLRTRLFDLGIFVIHDRKDLAFSPGKTDIDLVISGHSHRASIEMGDGVLYLNPGSTGPRRFRLPITLAKVQITNGQLMPVIHEIV; encoded by the coding sequence ATGCCCACACTCGGCGTCATCTCGGATACGCATGGTCTCCTGCGCGCTGAGGCAATTGCCCTGCTGCAAGGCGTCGATCACATCATCCACGCCGGCGACATCGGAAACCCCGACATTATCAAGCGACTGGAAACGGTCGCCCCGGTTTCGGCGATCCGCGGAAACATCGATGTCGACTCTTGGGCAGCGACCTATCCCGAGACGCTGCGGACAAGGCTTTTCGATCTGGGTATATTCGTGATCCACGATCGCAAGGACCTGGCGTTTTCTCCCGGTAAAACAGACATCGACCTCGTCATCTCGGGACATTCTCACCGGGCGAGCATCGAAATGGGGGATGGCGTGCTTTACCTGAACCCCGGCAGTACGGGCCCGCGCAGGTTCAGATTGCCCATCACCTTGGCAAAGGTGCAGATCACGAACGGGCAGTTGATGCCTGTGATCCACGAAATCGTATGA
- the rsgA gene encoding ribosome small subunit-dependent GTPase A, with translation MLEPTGVAALGALGWSSFFSDQIGEDDVHLVPVRIANIHRARISGYSANGPVDLVLPASEAVGDYAVGDFVLAEPGDHLVRRRLERTSLLSRRMSDGSTQLSGANVDTLFIVTSCNDDFNVPRLERYLAMAAQCEIPPVLVLTKADTPQGADPFVTLASDLARDLPIVVVDPRRPEVVSKLQSWFGFGKTVALTGSSGVGKSTLVNTLSGSSADSAQLTGAVRESDSKGRHTTTARSLHVVSVGGWVLDSPGIRSVHLGEMAEGLDAVFAEISELESRCKFRNCTHSHEPACAVLKAVEDGRIDPDRFARWRKLHDENSASGAHKSSRR, from the coding sequence ATGCTTGAACCGACCGGCGTAGCCGCCCTTGGCGCTTTGGGCTGGTCGTCATTTTTCAGCGATCAGATCGGCGAAGACGACGTTCATCTCGTGCCCGTCCGCATCGCGAATATCCATCGCGCACGCATCAGCGGATACTCCGCAAATGGCCCCGTCGACCTTGTTCTGCCGGCGAGCGAAGCCGTTGGCGATTATGCGGTCGGCGACTTCGTCCTTGCAGAACCGGGCGATCATCTCGTTCGTCGGCGCCTTGAGCGCACCTCGCTGCTTTCGCGGCGCATGAGCGACGGCAGCACGCAGCTCTCCGGTGCCAATGTCGACACGCTGTTCATCGTCACTTCCTGCAATGACGATTTCAACGTTCCACGGCTCGAGCGGTATCTGGCCATGGCAGCACAATGTGAAATCCCTCCGGTTCTGGTGCTGACCAAAGCGGATACCCCACAAGGAGCCGATCCGTTCGTGACACTGGCGAGCGATCTGGCGCGAGACCTGCCGATCGTGGTGGTCGATCCGCGCCGCCCGGAGGTTGTTTCGAAACTGCAATCCTGGTTCGGCTTCGGCAAGACCGTGGCGCTCACGGGCTCTTCCGGGGTTGGCAAGTCGACGCTCGTGAATACGCTTTCAGGCTCCAGCGCCGATAGCGCCCAACTCACCGGCGCCGTTCGGGAAAGTGATTCCAAGGGACGACACACGACGACCGCGCGCTCGTTGCACGTGGTCAGCGTCGGTGGCTGGGTGTTGGATTCGCCCGGTATCCGATCGGTGCATCTCGGAGAAATGGCCGAGGGGCTCGATGCGGTGTTCGCCGAGATCAGCGAGTTGGAGAGCCGGTGCAAGTTCAGAAACTGCACGCACAGCCACGAGCCGGCCTGCGCCGTGCTCAAGGCCGTGGAAGATGGGAGGATCGATCCCGATCGCTTCGCCCGCTGGCGTAAGCTGCATGACGAAAACAGTGCTTCCGGTGCGCATAAGTCGTCACGCCGGTGA
- a CDS encoding sensor domain-containing diguanylate cyclase: MSERDALREMDDENDRLAALERYDVLDTPPEEAFDRITRLTRQIFDVSISTVTLIDGHRQWYKSRQGVDVAETDLSQSLCQIAVVNGEPLIVEDALVHPTVHNHPAVIEGLKLRFYAGMPLRTPHGHVIGTLCAADTVPRTFSKRDQGILADLAQFVVSELELRTLAMTDALTGALSRRAFREEAARAIGLARRHGTDLSVMMIDLDHFKRVNDTYGHRFGDRLLVEVISTLKANARHSDIIGRLGGEEFAIILHQSSAAAALDVAEKLRSAVARLRIEHVDGPVGATISVGVAGLDRTTLDIDTLLERADAALYVAKSDGRNRCIRWESPAQPIPADVRRRVLKGGRIAFNGGRSTMDCTVRTLSETGAGLDFISTADVPDRFKLLIMADEFSRICRVRVRGDRRIEVDFG, from the coding sequence GTGAGCGAGCGCGATGCCCTGCGCGAGATGGACGACGAGAATGATCGTCTCGCTGCCCTGGAGCGCTATGACGTGCTCGACACGCCACCGGAGGAAGCCTTCGATCGGATCACCCGGCTTACCCGTCAGATCTTCGATGTGTCGATCTCGACCGTGACGCTGATCGACGGGCATCGACAATGGTACAAATCCCGCCAGGGCGTCGATGTGGCGGAAACCGACCTGTCGCAATCGCTTTGCCAAATCGCCGTCGTCAATGGCGAGCCGCTCATCGTCGAAGATGCACTGGTTCATCCCACCGTTCACAATCATCCGGCGGTAATCGAGGGATTGAAGCTGCGCTTCTACGCCGGGATGCCGCTGCGCACACCGCATGGTCACGTCATCGGCACGCTCTGCGCGGCGGACACGGTGCCCCGTACTTTTTCGAAGCGCGACCAGGGCATTCTCGCCGATCTCGCCCAATTCGTCGTCAGCGAACTGGAGCTGCGAACGCTGGCCATGACCGATGCGCTAACGGGTGCCCTCTCCCGGCGCGCATTCCGCGAAGAGGCAGCGCGCGCCATCGGCCTCGCCCGGCGTCACGGCACCGATCTCAGCGTGATGATGATCGATCTCGATCACTTCAAGCGCGTCAACGATACCTACGGGCATCGGTTCGGCGATCGGCTTCTGGTCGAGGTCATATCGACGCTCAAGGCGAACGCCCGTCACTCAGACATCATCGGAAGACTTGGCGGCGAGGAATTCGCCATCATCCTCCATCAATCGAGCGCCGCGGCAGCGCTTGACGTCGCGGAAAAACTCCGCTCTGCGGTTGCCCGTCTTCGAATAGAGCATGTCGATGGACCGGTCGGCGCGACGATCAGTGTCGGCGTGGCCGGTCTCGATCGGACCACGCTGGACATAGACACTCTGCTCGAACGGGCGGACGCGGCGCTCTATGTCGCGAAGTCGGACGGACGCAACCGCTGTATCCGCTGGGAAAGTCCCGCACAGCCAATTCCAGCCGATGTACGTCGTCGGGTACTGAAAGGTGGACGCATCGCGTTCAATGGAGGACGGTCGACGATGGATTGCACGGTGCGGACCCTCTCCGAAACCGGCGCCGGGCTCGATTTCATCAGCACAGCCGACGTCCCCGATCGCTTCAAGCTGCTTATCATGGCCGACGAATTCTCGCGCATCTGCCGGGTCCGGGTCCGCGGCGATCGACGCATCGAAGTCGACTTCGGATGA